A genomic stretch from Erigeron canadensis isolate Cc75 chromosome 9, C_canadensis_v1, whole genome shotgun sequence includes:
- the LOC122583066 gene encoding probable purple acid phosphatase 20 has product MRLPQFWLLVMVATLFVSTSKHAHAYDRPPPREDLVVSLAEDADPTTPQQVHISLAGDNKMRISWITDNDTPPTVSYGTSPGNYDQSANGSVTTYEFLTYTSGEIHEVVIGPLDPSTMYYYCFNPGSTPEYSFKTPPAQFPIKFAVSGDLGQTGWTKSTLEHISQSNYDVFLLPGDLSYADMLQHRWDSFGRLVEQLASQRPWMVTQGNHEVEKIPVVHSTPFTAYNARWHMPYEESGSTSNLYYSFEVSGVHVIMLGSYTDFASGSDQCQWLESDIQKVDRTKTPWLVVLVHAPWYSSNYAHQGEKESVAMMESMEDLLYKARVDVVFAGHVHAYERFNRVYSEHNDNCGPVYITIGDGGNREGLASKYKEPQPTISAFREASFGHGEFEVVNASYAMWSWHRNDDDESVLSDSVWIKSLSSDPTCK; this is encoded by the exons ATGAGGCTTCCTCAATTCTGGTTACTCGTGATGGTTGCCACGCTCTTCGTTAGCACGTCGAAACATGCTCATGCATACGACCGGCCACCACCCCGAGAGGATCTCGTTGTATCGCTCGCCGAAGATGCTGATCCTACCACTCCACAACAA GTTCATATATCTTTGGCTGGTGACAACAAAATGCGAATCTCTTGGATTACTGACAATGATACCCCGCCGACTGTAAGCTATGGGACATCTCCAGGGAATTATGATCAGTCCGCTAACGGGAGTGTTACTACTTATGAATTCTTAACTTACACATCTGGTGAAATACATGAAGTCGTAATAGGTCCATTGGACCCGAGTACcatgtattattattgttttaaccCTGGCTCGACCCCTGAGTACTCTTTCAAGACTCCTCCGGCCCAGTTTCCAATCAAATTTGCAGTTTCAG GTGATCTTGGACAAACTGGATGGACTAAATCTACCCTTGAACATATCTCACAATCAAACTATGATGTGTTTCTACTTCCTGGAGATTTGTCCTATGCCGATATGTTGCAGCACAGGTGGGACTCATTTGGTCGCCTAGTGGAGCAGCTAGCTAGCCAGCGGCCGTGGATGGTGACACAAGGCAACCATGAAGTTGAAAAAATCCCTGTTGTTCACTCGACCCCCTTCACTGCCTACAATGCAAGGTGGCATATGCCGTATGAAGAGAGTGGCTCAACGTCTAACTTGTACTACTCGTTTGAGGTTTCAGGAGTTCACGTCATCATGTTGGGATCCTACACCGATTTTGCCTCTGGGTCGGACCAATGCCAATGGTTAGAGTCTGATATACAGAAGGTTGATAGGACCAAAACACCATGGCTTGTTGTGCTTGTACATGCACCATGGTATAGTTCTAACTATGCTCATCAAGGTGAGAAAGAATCCGTTGCTATGATGGAGTCAATGGAGGATTTGCTTTACAAAGCTCGTGTAGATGTCGTTTTTGCAGGGCATGTCCATGCTTATGAGCGCTTT AACCGTGTTTATAGTGAACATAATGACAACTGTGGCCCAGTGTATATCACGATTGGGGATGGAGGCAACCGCGAAGGTCTTGCCAGCAA GTACAAAGAGCCACAACCAACCATATCGGCGTTTAGGGAAGCTAGTTTTGGGCACGGGGAATTTGAGGTGGTCAATGCAAGTTATGCTATGTGGTCGTGGCATAGAAATGATGACGATGAATCAGTTCTATCTGATTCAGTTTGGATCAAAAGCTTGTCTTCTGATCCAACTTGTAAGTAA
- the LOC122582532 gene encoding uncharacterized protein LOC122582532 isoform X2, producing the protein MATAQVKNKMSSTGIFTKLLLVLFIGFLAFAYQSISPPPPKKLGPPDGLPITTPRIKLRDGRHLSYKEYGVPKESAKYKIIFIHGFDSIKHHAVIATATSPALIEELGVYIVSFDRPGYGESDPDPNRTLKSLALDIEELSDQLGLGSKFHVVGFSMGGQIVWTCLKYIPHRLAGATLIAPAVNYWWPRLPRNLSQQAFTKQFLKDQLCLHVSHYLPWLTYWWNTQKLFPSSSVIAHSLDILSRQDRELIPKFAAGKAAIEGQVRQQGEYESIHRDINIGFGNWEFDPTGIKNPFPNNEGSVHVWQGDEDILVPVTLQRYIAQQLPWINYHELKGAGHMFPFGDGVSDTILKALLLGKH; encoded by the exons TAgtccaccaccaccaaagaAACTCGGACCTCCAGATGGACTTCCCATTACAACACCTAGAATCAAGCTTCGTGACGGAAGGCATTTGTCCTATAAAGAATATGGCGTGCCAAAAGAGTCGGCTAAgtacaaaataatatttatcCATGGTTTCGACTCTATAAAGCATCATGCTGTAATTGCAACTGCAACCTCCCCA GCTCTTATTGAAGAACTAGGGGTATATATTGTTTCATTTGACCGCCCTGGTTATGGAGAGAGTGATCCAGACCCTAACCGAACTTTGAAGAGTTTGGCTTTAGATATAGAGGAGCTTTCTGACCAGTTGGGACTTGGATCCAAATTCCATGTAGTTGGTTTCTCTATGGGCGGACAAATAGTCTGGACTTGTCTCAAGTACATACCTCACAG GCTGGCAGGAGCAACTCTTATTGCTCCGGCAGTTAATTATTGGTGGCCTCGCTTGCCAAGAAACTTATCTCAACAAGCATTTACGAAGCAATTCCTTAAGGATCAATTGTGCCTACACGTTTCACATTACCTTCCATGGTTAACCTACTGGTGGAACACCCAAAAATTGTTTCCTTCTTCCAGTGTTATAGCTCACAGCCTTGATATTCTTTCACGCCAAGACAGAGAACTTATTCCCAAGTTTGCTGCTGGCAAAGCAGCCATTGAG GGGCAAGTAAGACAGCAAGGAGAATATGAATCTATCCACCGTGACATCAATATTGGATTTGGTAACTGGGAATTTGATCCAACAGGAATTAAGAACCCGTTCCCTAACAATGAAGGATCCGTTCATGTGTGGCAGGGGGATGAAGATATACTAGTGCCAGTCACACTACAACGTTATATAGCTCAACAACTACCATGGATAAACTATCACGAGCTTAAAGGTGCTGGCCACATGTTCCCTTTTGGTGACGGGGTTAGCGACACTATCCTAAAAGCACTTTTACTTGGCAAACATTAG
- the LOC122582532 gene encoding uncharacterized protein LOC122582532 isoform X1, producing the protein MATAQVKNKMSSTGGIFTKLLLVLFIGFLAFAYQSISPPPPKKLGPPDGLPITTPRIKLRDGRHLSYKEYGVPKESAKYKIIFIHGFDSIKHHAVIATATSPALIEELGVYIVSFDRPGYGESDPDPNRTLKSLALDIEELSDQLGLGSKFHVVGFSMGGQIVWTCLKYIPHRLAGATLIAPAVNYWWPRLPRNLSQQAFTKQFLKDQLCLHVSHYLPWLTYWWNTQKLFPSSSVIAHSLDILSRQDRELIPKFAAGKAAIEGQVRQQGEYESIHRDINIGFGNWEFDPTGIKNPFPNNEGSVHVWQGDEDILVPVTLQRYIAQQLPWINYHELKGAGHMFPFGDGVSDTILKALLLGKH; encoded by the exons TAgtccaccaccaccaaagaAACTCGGACCTCCAGATGGACTTCCCATTACAACACCTAGAATCAAGCTTCGTGACGGAAGGCATTTGTCCTATAAAGAATATGGCGTGCCAAAAGAGTCGGCTAAgtacaaaataatatttatcCATGGTTTCGACTCTATAAAGCATCATGCTGTAATTGCAACTGCAACCTCCCCA GCTCTTATTGAAGAACTAGGGGTATATATTGTTTCATTTGACCGCCCTGGTTATGGAGAGAGTGATCCAGACCCTAACCGAACTTTGAAGAGTTTGGCTTTAGATATAGAGGAGCTTTCTGACCAGTTGGGACTTGGATCCAAATTCCATGTAGTTGGTTTCTCTATGGGCGGACAAATAGTCTGGACTTGTCTCAAGTACATACCTCACAG GCTGGCAGGAGCAACTCTTATTGCTCCGGCAGTTAATTATTGGTGGCCTCGCTTGCCAAGAAACTTATCTCAACAAGCATTTACGAAGCAATTCCTTAAGGATCAATTGTGCCTACACGTTTCACATTACCTTCCATGGTTAACCTACTGGTGGAACACCCAAAAATTGTTTCCTTCTTCCAGTGTTATAGCTCACAGCCTTGATATTCTTTCACGCCAAGACAGAGAACTTATTCCCAAGTTTGCTGCTGGCAAAGCAGCCATTGAG GGGCAAGTAAGACAGCAAGGAGAATATGAATCTATCCACCGTGACATCAATATTGGATTTGGTAACTGGGAATTTGATCCAACAGGAATTAAGAACCCGTTCCCTAACAATGAAGGATCCGTTCATGTGTGGCAGGGGGATGAAGATATACTAGTGCCAGTCACACTACAACGTTATATAGCTCAACAACTACCATGGATAAACTATCACGAGCTTAAAGGTGCTGGCCACATGTTCCCTTTTGGTGACGGGGTTAGCGACACTATCCTAAAAGCACTTTTACTTGGCAAACATTAG